The sequence below is a genomic window from Silene latifolia isolate original U9 population chromosome 7, ASM4854445v1, whole genome shotgun sequence.
TGACGACTGAAGCTCCTGCTCGATATCAATTCGTTCAACAATCAGAGATTGAAGGACAAAATTAAATTTTGGGGGATGATAAGTGAAACAGGCTCTGCAAGTTTCCCTTTCAAGAGTTTAATGCAAGATAAATGACGTAATAGTATGATTTTTTCTAAGTTAAATAATAGTATGGATTAATATGGGAAGGGGAGGGTTAGTTTGGATTATTCACATAAAATAACCCATTTATTTAtggataataataatagtaataatatgttTGTAACAATAAATATTTTGTCGGGTTATATTGGATTGGTCAAACTCGGGTCATGAGTTCGGGTATCGGATCGGGTTACTCAGGTCGAGTCTAATTTACCGGGTCTACTTGGTATGTGAAAAACTTGACTACATATGTTAAATCCAAATTGCATGAATATACTTTTTCTAATACTCATTTATAAAGTTCAAACTAACTAATTTAGTTAATCGAAAAGAGTAAATAAATACGAATGAATGAACCCAAGTATTTGGCCCAAAATTTACTCATTTAAAACCCTACCTATACCTCCATATAAATTTTATTCCCTCAATATTTATTATTTAACCTAACCCTACTCCAAAACATTAGTCCCCGGCCGTGATATCGTCATGGATATCAATTTCATAAACCCTTTCAATTCCGCCGTCTTCAGCTTCAACGGTTTTCTGTTGATTTTTGGGCGACAATTTTTTGTAAATGGCGTATAAAACCATTTGGCCGATTCCCAATAGAAATCCGAGGACATTTGGCATCTGTTCATATTTTATTAAACAAATTATGTTAATAAATATGGAGCAATTATCAAATAATATCGTATATTTAGTTAATGTAAATTGAGATTATTTACCGCGATAAAAAAGTCCTGGATCAGTAAACCGTATATGAACCACAAGACCGCGCATATTGTTAGCGAAAAAGACAGAAAAAATGGCATAAATTCAACACTTCTCGTTTTGATTACCGTTTTCTGTCatccaaaaaaaaacaataatgacAATCAAATTATACTCATAATAAACATAATagttttaagaaaatatttcttACCATAACCGTTAAAGGGGAAGCAAAAACGGTAATAGAAACCGCCGTACAAATCCACCCTACGGTTTGTTCACGAACGCCTCCTTTTGAGAAGACGACTCGTGTATCCGTGCCTCGAACAAATCCCATTGTTGCGATTACTATTAGGCCCAAAACTCCGAAATTTAATAGGCCAAGTAATTTTATCGTGCGGACCTGTTCACACATTATTAGTACCACACCTTAATTTTAATTGGAAATAAATGTTACCATTTTAAGGTGAAAATATAATGTCTATTGTTTGCCTTACAAGTTTGTCACTAATTAGCAACCAACATTAGTGCTGCTTGCAAACATTAGCTTCTAATTAGCAACTAATAACAAGCTGGTATAATGACGATTAAAACCGAAATGCATATTATAAACTCAACATGTTAAAAAATTTAGCTATATTGGGAAATGGACCTACAAAAAAGTTTAGTTGTATAATCTTAATGTGACACAAACTATTTTAATTATGCTCATGATATTAGAATATGGCACAAGTTCGTCTTAATTTCAAGACTGATCAAATAGTGGGtgagacaaaaacaaatattcAACCAACTAACAATCTAATTGCTTCTATCTAGTTAAGTGATATACTAATATTTTGACCTGTTTTATTCGTGAGGCGGATATGCCGTCTCATCTTTTTATGGGTAtgtgaagttgggatgcagttaaGGCCATCTAATTTCATGGTTATTCTTTTTTATGACAGTTAGTTGATACCATTCAAATATACTAATCCTACATATACGGCCAAAAaagaagatgaaaaaaaaaaaaaaaaaaaaaaaaaaattatactagTGTAGATTAAACTGTGAAATCATATCACAAATTTACATTGTTTGTATAAGATTTGTAACATCTGAGATTTTGTATAAGGAGAATAAAAACATTATTTAAGCTTTCGATGTATTTAATCCAtgtattttgtacattttagaGACAATTACGTACATTTCTACAATCAAAGGAACATTAACGACGTACCTTGACATTTGTTGGAGCGTATATAATAAAGACGGTCAAATAAAACGCTTCAATAATAAAGCCAATGGTGTTGATTGTAATAATTAGCTTCGCATCTTCAGTCTTTAAAAAAGAGTAGTATAGTAGAAGAGTGCAACTGAACAACGATACCAAATATGGTACCGCCTGAAACCCTTGGGTCGACTTGTTTTTGAATACCCTCCAAAATGTCGGCCTATAACGATAATATGTTCGAGTAAATACACAATTTATTTCAATTATTTTTTAACTTATGGAATTCATTTTTTAAACCTTAAGAAATAAAGTATGTTCGAGTAAATATATATACAatttatttcaattattgttttaCTTATGGAATTCATTTTTTAAACCTTAAGAAATTAAATAAAGAACTAtagtaacaataaataaaagtaatagtAGAAGAGTAGAAGTTTGTTAATTACATTGGTGCCAAAAAAACCGCTCCAGAAATAACATTGCAAAGAATTCCAAATAAGGTAATAATGCCTCTATGCGGACCTGCTAGTCCTACAGATACGGCCATGATCGAGGAAGAAGATGAAAGCCTGTAAAAATGAAACCTTGTGTTAAATTTAAAAACAGAAGAAGAGCGAGGGATGTAAATAAAAGtgagtttttttaaaaaaaaaatagggcGGGAAACGCAACAAATTAATAATATATCAAAATTTAATTGCGTGTTAATTTAATAATAGTAACTTGTCTTGGTGGTTAGTGTATGGCGAATTTATTATTCATACACTAAATTTATAATAGGTAAACTAAAACGACTATAAAATGAAACAAATGAAGTAGAACATAGAAACTTTGGGAGCATATGaattaaactaaaataattaattatatcaaTTCATAGATTTTGTTTTTTACCTCAAAAAAACAGAACTTTCCAAAGTACTAAAAAAATTCTAAAATGGTACGTCTTATGTAAGTACCTCAACAACAAAGGGAAGAAATTAGAATTCGGAAATTAATTGTTCTGGTCACCGGGGCGAGTCGATAGAAAGGAATGCAAGAGACAGAGATAGAAAAGAATGCAAGAGAGATTGAGTATATTAGTTGTGATTTTGCTTAATAACTTGTTCATGGATTCATGGGTATATATAATGCAACATTGGTGGCTTAGTGCACACGCTCTTTATTAGGAGGATTGAGTAACACTAAAATATCATTACTCGAAAAATTTaaaagtataatttacgtatggGCGTGTGCATAGTAAAATACGACGAAAATTATTAGGGTTAAAACGTTGTGatccatttaagtaattggggtTCATACGGACATGACATGAAATTTAAATGAGTCAAGTTAGGGTTCAGCTACTTTGATACgaacaactcatttatttaaaACTGTTATAATATATTTGTGTCGAGTCAATAATTCAATCAAACAACTTAAAAAAAAACAAGTATTTGCATTCATCATTTTTTAGATAATAGAGATATAAAGCttagtttattttattagttCATGGGTTAAACGAATTAAGTGAGTTAAAAATGActtgggttatagaaaaattaaatgggttggaTTAGAGTTGAGATAAATGAtccgtttatgtaattgggtcgaGTTAGGATTGTGATAGCGGTGACCCATTTAAAATTGACACAAACTCATGAGACGAGACAATAATCGCAATAAGTTTGTGCAGTTGTTTAGGTTGTCAATAGTTTGGTCTATGGTAATGATGAGACCCGACAGTTCGCGAACAACTTGAGATCGGCGCGAGAGCTTAATGAGTCAAGCCGAACAAACGCTAACTCGACTCAAAAAGCTCGTAAAACAGGTCGAACTCGATTGATTAGATAAAATAATACACATATTTTATGAAAGTATTTTATCTTCATTATTCtcatttatatttaatattactccgtattaaacTACAAAGCTACAAAGCTGGCCTACCTCTATTGTTTGCGAATTGCGAcatttatttcattaaattaaTTGATTTCATCAAGGCACGCGGTTCCCTAATTTTCAGAATTTGTTTGGTCGCTAATTATAGTGAAATGATGTTCCACACGTAagtaaaattatttaattttggCAAAAAGTAGCTAGAGCAACCATGCATTACAAATAATGCTTGCACAAACCTTTAACTACAAACCTTAATTTTGGCAAAAGTAGCCTACATGTTAACCTACGTTCATAATTCTTGGCATTCCTCATTTTTTCCTCCTCAATTACGTATGGCAATGGATTTCCTCCTATAACCCTATTATAGGAATATAGGTTAGTCTAGTTCTAGCCCGAGTCTCAAACTGTGGGATACGAAGTATTATTTACCACCAAAAATTCTACCGTCCTCCGGGAGGACGGTAGAATTACTCATTTACCACAGATCCACAACTCTGTTATATATCTCGTCTTTGTTCTCCCCTCTCATCCTCTTCTTTCCACCTTTTGTAGCGAAATGGTCTACATTCCTAAGACAACCTTAGACAAATTCCCTTCACACAAATCCATGCTAGATATTTCAAATGTGCTTCTTCTATTCATCTCAATTTTTCACGTCTGCAAAGAACGGTTGAGGAAAAAAATGATTTAATACTATGGTAAAGAAAAGACAAGAAATTGAAGTAAATGTGGCCAAGGATAAAATCAGTTCATTTTTTTTTGGGCGAAAATGGGACGATTGACATTTAATTTTGAGTCTGACAACAAACTTCACTTAGTTTGAGTGGTAAGGTAGTCTCGGTATAAAATGTTCAATTGTTAAAGCACAAAACTGGTGTCATCAACATTGACTGTTGTATGGGAAGTAAAGTCAAGTAAATTTACATTATGACAATTTAGATTAATTTTGAGCATGGGATATGGCCCTTGTCATCTAACTTAATGCTCGAAAATGATATAACCTATGTCTCTTTCACTCTAGAAGAGTATATTAATATCCAAGTAATACCTTTGCATCAATGCGACTGCGTTCGCAGAGTTTCTGGTATTTCATGTCCAAGTAATACATTTGCATCGAAAAGGGTAGAGTTACACCAGGTGTATGAGGGCTCTCATACACCACCAATGAAAACGCGCCACTTGTCCAACTCAAAGAATCTGATTTTATCTAATTAATCCCTTGATTCCTTCATTAATTACCCTCCCTAATTAATGTCCTCGGTTTTgccatatattttattaattaaataaaacttcTCTCCTAATTTATATTTAACTGttatttatattattaatatttttgtgtATTTCAATATTTATGTATGCATTTGTATACCGTATATTTTATCTTTTGGCGGATACATTAATTAATACGTTATATTTTGTACGTTTTGCATATACGATATTAATACGTTATATTTATACAATATATTTTGTATAATTATTTTCGCTGATTATTTTTTATATGTATTTTTCGTTTTAATTTATTATTGAATATATTTGCGTTCTGTATTTCaaggttttatttttttattattattattgataaattgtttttgcaTTTTATAAGGCACTGTTTTTACATTAAATTTtctttgtttattttcaaaatattaagtatgaaattagtgagttaaataaaaaaaaaaaaaaaattattttttaattttctttaaaaaaaactaTTGgacataattatttaataaaaaattcttaaaaaaatgttaataataTAAATTTGTTTGACATAATTATTTATGGTACAACTATTTTTATTTAAATACTTTTTTTTACATAAAGTACACAGAAAAAACTTGTTAATAAAAAACATACCGCAACAAGGTTCGAACCTTAGACGTCTGGTTAGAAAATGATGTATCTTACCAAGCATTTGTGCTACGAATTATTCTTTGATAATCTATacgttgttatttttattttgtaatgATTAAGAAGATGAAAGGTCGTTAGGGTTTTCCCCACCTAACTTGCATTTGGCGGTAAACCATGCATTGATTGTTTTTTTGGAGGGAAATATTGTATTATAAATATAGTCattccctccaaattttaatTCATCCAAACTACATCTTCCCTACTAAATTAATTTAACTATCCTAAAGTGAAATAACAAAAATGTCGGAAGAGAGGAAAGCCCATGCAAGAGACATTGTGTGCACGAGATTGTTCATGAGAGAAATAATCAAACAAGTTGGTCCTACAAATGTCCAAAATGCTTTAACGAGAGCTAGTCCAGGTTACCATGGAAATACTTTCCTTGTCGATTTATTTGAGGAGGAATTTAATATGCTTAATTGGGGTAAATTTGAACTCGACAAAATGTATTGGAAGAAAATTGACGATGGGATAGAGATGTTAGCTACCCCTAAAGTTGATTCCTCCATTGTTAGGGTGGAGGAGGTAGAGGAGGACGAAGTAGTGGAGGTGATTGATGTTATAGCAACCCCTCCTAAGCCGAAGAACTCCGGAAAAGCTATGGGGAACTCGCCATGCACAAAAACCCCCGACATCCTCCCTTCAAAGATGTCCAAGAAGAGGTTCGGGAGGACTCGTCCAAGAAGGCTCAATTCTAAGAAACTTAGATTTGATTCTTGTGTTGGTTGTAGTCATTAGGtttagtttttaaattgtttgttttttttttttccctttgtaCGTCGTTTTTAATATTAATGAAAGTAATTTTCTTTTCATATTACCTTTCTTTTAATTTAATTGTccttataaattaaaattaaaaaatataaaccAAAAAGGGCATTTGTTATCATACTCGATAAaatggaattaaaaaaaaaaaaaaaatagtgtaaCTCTTACTATTCTCCATAAAATTGAATTATTAACGTTTGTCTTCCCTATGCATCTTAATTTATTTTCTAGATTTCGAAAAGGCAAGTAGATTAAAATTATTAATGACCAattatattattaaaaataatagtaaataatatatatcttaatttatttacatgtttttaaatAATTGAAAGTAAATATTTTATGTAATTCGTAGACtaaagtaacatattaatgccgaaacatatttttaaatgttagttttattaagttaaaatattaaaatataaattttattattgaaaacataatataaatataCAGTTACATTGataaagtaacatattaatataataaatgaatataaaaaacaagttttaaaatattaaaatattaaaacaatcattaaatTGATATTAAAATATAAGTTTTTATTTGTTATGAAATAAAAAACAACAGTTAAATTTATATTAAAATataagtttttatttttgttgtgtttAAAAAACAACAGTTAAAAAATGAATGGTTTTTCTTGTTActtaatttattttgtttattaagttaaaatattaaaatagaaatataatacaaatgttcTACATAGCTTGTCGCGTTGATGATCATCCAAATTTTAGTCCATCATGGTTtggttaaaataaaattttagggtttatttggggtttagggtttatttggggtttagggtttagggtttatttggggtttagggtttctaGGTTTTTTAGGAGTTTTGGGTGTATAGGGTTTATAGGGTTTATTTGTGGTTTTAGGGTTTTTAGCCATATGTACGATGTATGTGTAATACGTAAGGTTAAGATGTAAATTTAAGACCTAAGGTTAAGACTTAACGTTTGATCAATATGAGTTTATATATGATTAGAACGGGATAATTGATTAAGATACCTATGTCTTATGGTTTAAGATGTTATCGATCGTGCATTGCTATTGAGTAATCATAGCAATATACGATCAATACGAGTTTAGATCCCAATGTATTATGGTCCTATGTATTATGGTTGAAGATGTTATCGATCGAACGTTGCTATTGACTAATCATAGCAATATACAATCAATACGAGTTTAGATACCTATGTCTTGTGGTTTAAGATGTTATACATCGTACATtgctattgactaattatatcAATGTACGATCAATACGGGTTTAGATGCCTATGTTTAAAATGTTATAGATAAATGCGTTGCTATTGACTAATCATAGCAATGATACGATCAATACTGGTGTAGATACCTATGTCTCGGGACGTAAGACCTAAGTTAAGTTGTTATCAATCGTATGTTGCTATTGACTAATCATAGCAATGTACGATCAATACGGGTGTAGATACCTATGTCTCGGGACGTAAGACCTAAGTTAAGTTGTTATCAATCGTATGTTGCTATTCACTAATCATAGCAATGTACGATCAATACGGGTGTAGATACCTATGTCTCGGGACGTAAGACCTAAGTTAAGTTGTTATCAATCGTATGTTGctataattagttaattattcCGATCAACGGTGTAGGactaattttaacaagtttccaAGACTTAAGATGAGATAAATGCGTTGCTTTATCGACTAATCGTTGCAACGTATGATCAATAGGATTGTACGAATATTTTGGCGGGAAAAGGACAATCTAGTGTTAAAACAACTTAAAAAGTGATGGTACTTAATAGTTAATCGTGACCGTTCAGTTGTAATTAAAATATTTGATGATATTCCACATTAAATCGTGGCCGTTGATCCTATAAGTGACCAATCACAAATAAAGCCACGGATTGGTAAATATTACAACCTTTAtaagcattttttttttgttatcatatcaactaaaacataatcaaaatctctctctaacttctctcaATAGTACTTATTTTCATCTCTTTCTCTATTTGTTCAacttctctctctcttctctcaataATACCTTTAATATTCTTAATTCTAATTTAATCCTTATATTTGTATACGTCAAGATGGAAAACGCGGCCGTTGATGTTGTTAATAGATCAATTAGAGGTAAACAAGCTTTGGTGGATGAGCTCTGTGTGACGGAGTTGGAGCATGTTTCGAGGATGAAATCCCTTATGGAACGCCGCAACCGTTGGCATGAAAGAGGTATCAAAGATTTCGACAAATCACTCGAGTCCCTCATACAATCCTTCTTACGTGACTATCAGAGGACATACGATTTCAGGAAGGACTTGGAGAGGGAGATCGGAGCCTTAGAGGCTATTTTGCCTTCTTTATCTTAGAaattagttttattttttttccttaatattgtaacctttaatttagttttagttttagtttttattaatttagttttccttaatattgtaatctttattttccttaatattgtaattataatcttAGAAAATTTTGTCTTTTAGTATTCCGATGTGTTTCTTTAATTTTCATTGCATTTATTAATGAACCaccacattttattaatttaattttatttagtttaatttaatttaatttattcatgttATGGTTCACCAAAGGTCACCATCCTTGTTATAAATACGAGGGGAGTTAAAAGAAGAATCACCTTTCTCCCTAACCTTTTCTTACTCATTCACTttatctctctttattttctctctaaaaactcagatTTTTTGAAATGGCAGTCGAAATTGCAGGCCTTAACGATCTTATGATTGGATCTATGAGTTTTTTGGAAGAACAAGTTTCCTGTCTCCGTGAACAGGAGTTGAGGGCGATGAAGATGGTGGTCGGGGCGATACTCATTCTCAGAATTGAAGACTTTATGCATGCCGCCGGATTTTCTTACACACGCAACAACAATAGTCATTTCAAGTTACAATAGTCATTTCAAGTTGTGTTATGTCAAATCAAATTTGAATTGTTCATTTTTTATTACTCTTTTTGGTTGGTATTATGTCAAATCTCCCAATTGTTCAGTTCATTattctttttgtgttgtgttttgtcAAATCAATTTTAACTGTTCAACTAAACAAGTAAAAGAGATGGAATTGAATAAAGTACATCAATGGAAAATACTAGAAGTccacattttatataataatttaaatattttacaaattaaaaaactAACAAACCGAGATGAATACCCAAATAGGAGGAAAAAATGTGGATTTGGGTACAACATCcaaacatacatacatacatactaaattaatttgaaaaaaatttaGCAATAACTTTTTCAAGGGAGTCATTCTCTTCCATGAGAATGCTCCTATTCTCCTTTATTTTTTGGAGGTCTTGTATAGCGATTCATAATCGCATGCAACCTCATCTGCTCCATCTCCGACAAGACGTCATGGCTAATACCCATCTCCCGAATCTTATCAAGGTAGTCGTGGATCTTCGTCTCTAAATCGTCTAAGCGGCGGATATAGTATTTGTTCCTCTCCATGTGTATCAATGTTAGGCGAATGTTCTTATCCATTATATGAAAGAAGAAGTTTGGtgtttaaagatttagggttgttGAGCTTAGGGttttaagagaaggagaagaggaaAACAGAAATGAAGAATGGTAAATTGTTGGTTGAGAAACTAGGGTTTGCATTTAGTGAAAGTGTATTTATAGATGAGATAATGAAACAACATGTGGCCTTTCAAGCGCCACGGATTTtattttacttaataaattaaaattaataaatttTGTTGAAGGAGTTGGGagaattttttaaataaatatgtTTAGGAAATGACATTTTGTCCTTCAATATTCCAATACAATGAAATTGTGTCCTTTAAAATTCTTTAAtcgatttttttattttatgtaaatagAAATTATCGATTTTTTTATTTTACGTAAATAGGAATTATCGATTTTTTTATCTTACGTAAATTATCCCGTTACATGTATGTAAGATatatttaatctaaattgttcaagtacgataaattgaatttaaattaactaaaacaaACGCTAGTAACCATAACAATTCTTGAATAATATTTGATTCAATTACACATTTTACACAAGAAAGCACCATAGGTGACTTGGAATTACGCGATTCTAATGATATAATCCCTCTCCATCTCCCAATAGTTCCTCCATTCACCTTCTACGTCGCGATCATCAATCTCATAATAATCAAGAATAGCTTGAATGTCAAGTACGACAATTCTTTCGCTTCGAAGTAAGTTGGATACGGCCAGTAGACAATTTAGATGTCATTTTCCTTGTAAGAGGCCTTCTTGGCCTAGGAACGACTGGGTAAGTGTCACAACCAGGTAAAAAACCCAACCTAGCGCCTGCAAGATCAATAAATTTCTGACGATTGATCATCACCCTTTCCATGAAC
It includes:
- the LOC141591285 gene encoding bidirectional sugar transporter SWEET9-like, whose translation is MAVSVGLAGPHRGIITLFGILCNVISGAVFLAPMPTFWRVFKNKSTQGFQAVPYLVSLFSCTLLLYYSFLKTEDAKLIITINTIGFIIEAFYLTVFIIYAPTNVKVRTIKLLGLLNFGVLGLIVIATMGFVRGTDTRVVFSKGGVREQTVGWICTAVSITVFASPLTVMKTVIKTRSVEFMPFFLSFSLTICAVLWFIYGLLIQDFFIAMPNVLGFLLGIGQMVLYAIYKKLSPKNQQKTVEAEDGGIERVYEIDIHDDITAGD